Within Gammaproteobacteria bacterium, the genomic segment ACAATTACCAGCATCAACACAGGCGATGATGGATGGCTCAAAATTCATGGTCGACAATGGCGTGGTTATTTTTTCAACCCTTGGTGGCGGCTTGTTCCTTATTTTGGCTTTTTATACCACCGTTCGCGGCAAAGACTTAATCGATCGTGTACTCATTCGCACCCCTTTAATTGGCAGCTCAATTAAGTCATCGGCAATGGCACAAACCGGCATGACCATGGCGCTGTTGCTGCGTTCGGGCCTTACGGTATTAGAAACCTTAAAAGTTATTGCTTACATCATGCCTAATACCAGCATGTCGCGTTGCTTTACCAAAGCTGGCAAACAAATTTTGGCCGGCCAAAGCTTAGCGGTTGGACTAGACCAACCGTTAATTCCGTTAATGGTTAAACACATGGCGGGCATTGGTGAAAAGTCTGGTGAACTCGATCAGGTGATGGACGAACTGGGCAATTATTACCAGGCCCGCACCGAAGCGCGCTTAAAGGCGATGATCGCGATGATCGAACCGGCAATGACGGTATTAATCGGCGGCTTGGTTGGCTTTGTTTATTACGCGTTTTTTAAAGCAATGATGCAGGTATCGGCAGGTGGATAAAGCAATGAGTACTGCGATGTCATATTAAGTGTGACTAGCCATAGAATTCAGCGAATGTTTGATGTGCTAAATATATCATCTTTCAATTGAGCCTAGGCGTAAGCACACCAGTTACTTTTCTTTGCTTCGCCAAAGAAAAGTAACCAAAAGAAAGGCGACCCGCCGTTTAGTTGCTATCTCTCTATCAATGTCTGTCTTAACGGAACCGATTTCAATGCGCATCCTGCGCGGAAATCTAAAAATTCATCCCTGAATTTTTCTCCTAACAGTCATTGATAGAGAGGCAACTAAAAGCGGGAACTTGGTGGTCGTTGCTAGCTTTGATTAAAGGTTCAATTAATTGATATTTAGTAATATAAACACAGACCAAACTAACTAAAACATAACCAATGAGTAAAGTGACAACTAAACCAATGT encodes:
- a CDS encoding type II secretion system F family protein encodes the protein QLPASTQAMMDGSKFMVDNGVVIFSTLGGGLFLILAFYTTVRGKDLIDRVLIRTPLIGSSIKSSAMAQTGMTMALLLRSGLTVLETLKVIAYIMPNTSMSRCFTKAGKQILAGQSLAVGLDQPLIPLMVKHMAGIGEKSGELDQVMDELGNYYQARTEARLKAMIAMIEPAMTVLIGGLVGFVYYAFFKAMMQVSAGG